A window of the Phragmites australis chromosome 20, lpPhrAust1.1, whole genome shotgun sequence genome harbors these coding sequences:
- the LOC133902544 gene encoding RHOMBOID-like protein 2 encodes MASNGDGKGRVAAAAGGGYGYGYGGYEGPGERKWWPWLVPTVIVACIAVFVVEMYENNCPKHGSTVGDGCVAGFLRRFSFQPLRENPLLGPSSSTLEKMGALDWNKIVHQHQGWRLISCIWLHVGLIHLVVNMLSLLFIGIRLEQQFGFVRIGAIYLLSGFGGSVLSALFLRNNYISVGASGPLFGLLGSMLSELLMNWTIYSNKAAAIITLLFIIALNLAIGILPHVDNFAHIGGFATGFLLGFILLARPQFGWMEHRELPQTSQPPKYKAYQYVLWVVALVLLLVGFVISLVMLFKGKNGSDGCHWCRYLNCVPTSKWNCNS; translated from the exons ATGGCGAGCAACGGCGACGGGAAGGGccgcgtggcggcggcggcggggggagGGTACGGGTACGGTTACGGCGGATACGAGGGGCCGGGGGAGAGGAAGTGGTGGCCGTGGCTCGTGCCCACCGTGATCGTCGCCTGCATCGCGGTGTTCGTCGTGGAGATGTACGAGAACAACTGCCCCAAGCACGGGAGCACGGTCGGCGACGGGTGCGTCGCCGGGTTCCTGCGCCGCTTCTCGTTCCAGCCGCTTCGAGAGAACCCGCTCCTCGGGCCGTCGTCCTCAAC TTTGGAGAAAATGGGAGCTCTTGACTGGAACAAAATTGTTCATCAACACCAAGGGTGGCGCCTTATTAGTTGTATCTGGCTCCATGTTGGCCTAATCCATTTGGTCGTGAACATGCTAAGTTTGTTGTTTATTGGAATCCGACTTGAACAGCAATTTGGGTTTG TTCGCATTGGTGCCATATACCTACTATCTGGTTTTGGCGGTAGCGTGTTGTCTGCGCTCTTCCTACGGAATAACTACATCTCTGTTGGTGCTTCTGGACCTTTATTTGGCCTGCTAGGATCCATGCTTTCTGAGCTACTCATGAACTGGACTATTTATTCCAACAAG gcagcagccataaTAACTCTCCTGTTTATTATTGCACTCAACTTGGCTATCGGGATACTACCTCACGTCGATAACTTTGCTCATATTGGTGGATTCGCGACGGGTTTCCTTTTGGGTTTTATTTTGTTGGCGAGGCCTCAGTTTGGTTGGATGGAACACCGTGAGTTACCACAAACCAGCCAACCTCCCAAGTACAAAGCATACCAATATGTTTTGTGGGTTGTGGCGCTAGTCTTGCTTTTGGTCGG GTTTGTGATTTCGCTGGTGATGCTCTTCAAGGGAAAGAATGGGAGCGATGGCTGCCACTGGTGCCGCTACCTGAACTGCGTGCCAACATCGAAGTGGAACTGCAACTCCTAG